Part of the Hyphomicrobiales bacterium genome, CGCGCGTATCTGCATCATCTGGTCAAGGCGGGGGAATATTTGGGCGCCATGCTGTTGAGCTGGGCCAATGTCGCCTATTATGAAGGACTCATGGCCGGTATCCGCGAGGCCATATCGCAGGGACGGTTCGAGGCGTTCCGGCGCGAGACCCTGGCCGATCTTGCCCGCGGCGGCGAATCCGCGCAGGGATGAGCGCGGCAAATGGTTTCCTAGGTTCGGATAATGCTCTATAGCTGCCGCGCTCAAGAGCCCGTAGCTCAGTTGGCAGAGCAACTGACTTTTAATCAGTAGGTCCTCGGTTCGAATCCGAGCGGGCTCACCAACGCTTTCAAGCGGTTATCGTGAGGGCGATTGGACGGAAACATTGCCTTGCAGCGGGATGATTTCGCGCCGCGCCTTGCCGGATGAACCGATTTGACCGATCCAGTTGACCCCAGATGACCGGCCAACACACCAACTCCACCCGCGAAGGAGGCCCGGCGCAACCGGCTGCCGGGCAGCCCCGAAGGGAGTTGGCCGGAGGCGGGTTCTGTGTCTCGTTCCTCGACCGCATCGCGGCTTCGAGGGGGCTGAGCACCGCCGCGATCATCATTGTCGCGCTGTTCTGCTTTCTGCCGGGCTTGACCAGCATCGATCCCGTCGACCGCGACGAAGCCAGATTTGCCCAGGCGAGCCGGCAAATGCTCGAAACCGGCGACTTCGTCGACATCCGGTTCCAGGACCAAACGCGCTACAAGAAGCCGATCGGCATTTATTGGCTGCAGGTGGCGGCGGCCGAGATCGTCGGCGACGGCGCCGCCTCGCCGATCTGGGTCTACCGCTTGCCGTCGCTCCTCGGCGCTCTGGCGGCGGCGCTGCTCACCTGGTGGACGGCGCTGGCCCTTGCCAGCCGCCGCGCGGCGCTTCTCGCCGGCCTCGTGATGGCCGCCAGTCTGCTGCTTGTCGTCGAGGCCCATCTGGCAAAGACGGACGCCGTGCTGCTGGCGACGGTCTTGCTCGCGCACGGGGCGCTGGCGCGGATCTGGCTCGCAGACGGCGACCGGCCGTACCTTGGCCTTGCGGCCCTGTTCTGGACCGCGATCGGTCTAGGCATCCTGGTAAAGGGACCGATCATCCTGCTCGTCACCGGACTTACCGTCGCCATATTGATGGCGGCCGGCGGTCGACGCGGGCTTGCGCGGCGTCTTGCGGCATGGCGGGGCTTGGCATGGGCCGCCGCCCTGGTCGCGCCCTGGTTCGTGGCGATTACGATGGCGTCCGGCGGCAGTTTCGTCGCCGAGTCGGTCGGCGGCGACATGCTCGCCAAGGTTTTCAGCGTCCGGGAGTCGCACGGCGCGCCGCCGGGGACCTACGCGCTGCTGCTGTTCATCAGCTTCTGGCCCGGCGCGGCCTATCTTGCCCTCGGCGCTCCGTTTATCCGCGACAATGGGCGCCGCCCGGCGATTCTGTTTTCCCTTGCCTGGGCGCTGCCGACCTGGATCGTGTTCGAACTCATCGCAACCAAGCTTCCGCATTACGTTCTGCCGACCTATCCGGCGCTGGCGATTCTCGCAGCGACCAGCATCGACGAGGGGGCGGTGCGCGTGCGCGGATGGCTCGGTCATGTCGTCGGCTTCAACATTGTCGCCGTCCCGCTCGGGTTCTCTATCGGCGTGCCGATACTGTTCTATCTGTTCGAGGGGCGGCTGCCGGCGACGGCGGTGGGCGTGTTTCTCTGCGCCGTCATCGCCGCAACGCTCGCCTGGTGGCTGCTGGCGGTGAAGGGGAGGGCGGCGACGTCTGTTGTGACGTCACTGGCAGCGGCAACGCTTCTCTATATCGGCATGTTCGGGATCGCCTTCCCCGACATGACGTCCATTCGCGTCGCCAGCCGGCTGGTCGAAGCCGGGCGTGCGGCTGTCTCCTGCTCGGAGCCGGAATTCGCCGTCGCCGGGCTCGGCGAGCCGAGCCTGGTATTTGCCGCCGGCACCAGGACGCCGCTGACGGGAGGCGATGGCGCCGCCGATTTCCTAGCCGTAGGCGGCTGCCGGGTCGCATTCGTGGAGCTGCGCGCGCTGCAGACGTTCCAGAGCCGGGCCGAGGACCTCGGCATCTCGGTCGAGAAGAAGGGCGCCGTCAGCGGCTATAATATCGGCCGCCCGCGGCCGGTGACGCTTGAGCTGTACGTCAACAGGGACGCCGCGCCATGACCGAGACCGGCGACCGCAGGCGGCTGGTGTACCGCCTCGGCGAGCGGTTTCGACGCAATGGCGCGGCGGTTGTCAGCCGGCTGCGCGGCAAGCGAACGGCATTGCCGCCCGACGCGCGCAATCGCTCCCTCCGTATCGGCCTCGTCATCGCCGCCCTGACGGTGCTATCGATCCTAGTGGCGGCGATCTTTCTCGACGGGCCGTCGGTCCTTTGGGTGCGCTCCCGGTCGGCGTCGGTCAATCACGTATTCCAGGCCATCACCGGCCTCGGCAAGTCGAACTGGATCCTGATCCCGACGGCGATTCTGGTTCTGCTGCTGCTCTTCGGCGACTGGCAAAGGGTCGACCGGGCGACGCGACTGGCCTGGTCGACAATCGGCGCGCTCGCCTTCTACCTCTTCGCCGCCGTCGCCGGCTCGGGGATCGCCGTCAACATCATCAAGCCGTTCGTCGGCCGCGTGCGGCCTCTCGTCTTCGAAGCGGTCGACCCGTTCAATTTTCACCCGTTTCGGCCCGGCTACGACCATGCAAGCTTCCCTTCGGCCCATGCCACCACCATGGGCGCGCTGATCGTCGCAGGCTGCCTCATCTTTCCGCGCTGGCGGCCGGCCATCATTGCCGCCGGATTCGTGATCGCGGCAAGCCGGGTGATGGTGCGGGCGCACTATCCGAGCGATGTCGTCGGCGGCCTGGCCCTCGGCGGTCTGTTCGCCTATGGGATGGCGCGTTTCCTGGCCGGCATCGGGTACGGCTTTTCACACCGGCCGCACGCCACCATAAGGGCGCGGACCGAAGTCGTCCGCCGCGCTTTCGCCCGCCGCGGCGGACCGCGCCGGATGCTGGCCGGGCTTGTGAAGGCACTCGAAGCTCGCTAGAGCATTCGCCGGGCGTGATGCAGTCCATGATCCGAGGATTCAATGATGCCTTCCCGTTCGCCAAGGACCGCGGCGACAGCAGGGCCGTCGGCTGCCGATGGCGGCCGGGCGGCGCCTGCCGTCAGTGTCGTGGCGCCGTGCCGAGACGAGGCGGGCAACCTGCCCGAGCTTGTCGACCAGATCGGGACGGCGCTCGCCGGCCGGACCTTCGAGGTGATTGTGGTCGACGACGGGTCGAGCGACGATACGGCCACAGTGCTCGCCGCGCTGCACGGACAGAAGCCCTGGCTGAGGCATGTCCGGCACGAGCGCCCGACCGGGCAGAGCGCGGCGATCCGCAGCGGCATCTTGGCCGCGCGCGGCGACGTGATCGTCACCATCGACGGCGACGGCCAGAAAGATCCGGCCTACATACCGGCGCTTCTCGATGCGCTCGACAAGGGCGGCAATGAAGTGGCGCTCGCGGCCGGCCAGCGCACGGGGCGCGTCGCCAGCCTGGTGAAGCGACTTGCCTCGCGCTTCGCCAACAAGCTGCGCAGCGCGGTTCTGAAGGATGACACCCGCGACACCGGTTGCGGCCTGAAGGCGCTACCGCGCGAAGTGTTTCTGCGGCTGCCCTATTTCGACGGGTGGCACCGCTATCTGCCGGCGCTGGTTCAAAGCGAAGGATATTGCGTCACCCATGTCGACGTGGTCGATCGCGCGCGCCGCCATGGCCGGTCCAAGTACGGCATCCTCGACCGCGCTCTCATCGGCGTGGCGGACCTTATCGGCGTCTGGTGGCTGCTGCGGCGGCGCCGGCACGCCCCGAAAATGACGGAGACTGATTTCGATGCTCGCTGAGTGGTTCGAATTGTTTACGGCCTGGCTTTATCTGGTTTTCGTGGCCCAGTTCGATCTGTGGGTCGTGTTCGGCTTCATCGCGCAGTTCATGTTCATGATGCGCTTCGTCGTCCAATGGATCGCCAGCGAGCGCGCCAGGCGCAGCATCATCCCGATTGCCTTCTGGTTCTTTTCGGTCGCCGGCGGCTCGCTGCTGCTGACCTACGCGATCTACCGGCAGGATCCGGTGTTCATCGCCGGCCAGGCCGGCGGCCTGTTCATCTATTTCCGCAATATCTGGTTCGTCTTTCGCGAGCGCGCGGCGGCAGCCGGTGGATAAGCCCCGAGCGTTGCCATATGTTGCCCCATCATGTGTCGCAGGCGCCCCTCGATATCCGGACCGAGAGCTTAGCGACGGCGCGGTCGACCCGCTCACACATGACAAAGTAACGGGTTTGGAAAGCCATGCGAATCGCCGTTATCGGATCCGGCTATGTGGGACTTGTTTCAGGGGCGTGCTTCGCCGATTTCGGCCACGAGGTCGTCTGCGTCGACAAGGATCAGGAGCGGATCGAACGGTTGAACCGGGGCGAGATGCCGATCTACGAGCCGGGCCTCGACGTGCTCGTCAACGGCAACCGGTTCGCCGGCCGCCTCGCCTTTGCGACCGCGCTCGGCGAAGCGGTGAAGGGAGTCGACGCGGTGTTCATCGCGGTCGGCACGCCGGCGCGGCGCGGCGACGGCCACGCCGATCTTTCCTATGTCTACGCCGCGGCAGAGGAGATCGCAGCAGCGGTGGATCGACGAACCGTCATCGTCACCAAATCGACGGTGCCGGTCGGGACTGCGGACGAGGTCGAAGCCATCGTCCGCAAGACGCGCCCGGACGGAGATTTTTCGGTTGCCTCCAACCCGGAGTTTCTTCGCCAGGGGGCGGCGATCGATGATTTCAAGCGGCCGGACCGGGTCATTGTCGGCGCCGAGGACGAGCATGCGCGCGTGGTCATGCGCGCGCTTTATCGCCCGCTCTATCTCAACGAAACACCCATTCTGTTCACGAGCCGGCGCACCGCGGAGCTGATCAAATACGCGGCCAATGCGTTTCTGGCCACCAAGGTGACCTTCATCAACCAGATGGCGGACCTGTGCGAGGCGACCGGCGCCGACGTGCAGGATGTCGCCCGCGGGCTCGGCCTCGACCGGCGCATCGGCCCCAAATTCCTTCACCCCGGCCCTGGCTATGGCGGCTCCTGCTTCCCGAAGGACACGCTGGCGCTGGTGCAAACGGCACAAGACTTCGGCGCGCCGTGCCGTATCATCGAGGCGGTCATCGAGATCAATTCCCGGCGCAAGCGCGCGATGGTCGAGCGGATCGAGAAAGCCTGCGGCGGTACGCTGGCCGGCAAGACCATCGCGGTGTTGGGGCTCACCTTCAAGCCGGAAACGGACGACATGCGCGAAGCGCCCGCGCTCGACATTGTCGCCGGCCTTTTGGACCGCGGCGCCAAGGTGCGCGCCCACGACCCCAAGGGCATGGAGGAGGCGAAAAAGCTGCTGCCCGCCGCCGTCACCTATTGCGAGGGGCCTTACGAGGCGGCCGAAGGCGCCAACGCTCTGACCATCCTCACCGAGTGGAACGCTTACCGTGCGCTCGACCTCGGCCAGTTGAAGGCCGCACTCGCCGAACCCGTCATCGTCGATCTGCGCAATATCTATCGGCCGGAAGAAATGGACAAGGCGGGTCTCACCTATGTCAGCCTCGGGCGCCCGGCGGTCCGCGACCGCGGCGAATCGTGACCGCTGCATAGGCCCGTCATGGCTTGGAGCGGATTTCGTTCATATGAAATCCGCTCTAGCCGTTGGCGTCGCCGGGTTCTGCCAAGTTCAGTGATCGCGCAAAGAATCGACCATCCTCGTCGGCGAGACTCCGGTAGATGTCGATCAGCTTGGTCGCTTCTTCCCGAATGTCGAAATTGTCGACCACATGTTGGCGGCACGCGGCAGCAAGTTTGTTGCGAATTGTGTCTGAGCCCATGAGCGCGTCCGCCGCCGATATCAATTCCGCGACGCTGCCGGGCTCGATCAGATTGCCCGTCTTGCCTTCGGGGATGATTTCGGGAAAGGCGCCCACCTTTGTCGCCACCACCGGGACCCCGCACGCCATGGCCTCAAGGGGGGTCAGGCCAAAGCCTTCCCATCGCTGCGGCGCGACATAGATCGACAAGGCTTGATACCAGTGCGACATCTCATGGGACGGGATTTCGCCCGGAAACAGGATACGGTCGCCGAGGCCGGCGGCGTTCACTCTGTCCTGCAGCGACCGCCGGAAGCCGAAATGCGGCATGGTCGCGCGCCCGAGCACGAGCGCGCACCAGTCGGGATGCCGCGGCAAGAGTTCGATCATGGCGTCGACGAAAACGTCGGTACCCTTTTGATGGCGGATGCGGCCGAAACAGCCGATGCAGTGCTTGCTGCTTATGCCAAGCCTCTCACGAATCTTGGCCCGGCTCGCCGGCGGCTGGAAGGCTTCCAGGTCGATGCCGTGATAGATGATGTCGGCCGGAACCTCCAGATACTCCTTGGTCGCCCTTGAGGTGGCGACGACGCCGTCCATTCTGCGAAGCAGGAACTTGGTGTAGCGGGTGTGATCGCGTTGCGACGCGGATGTGAAAAGCAACCGCAACTTATGCCGAAAGACATATTTCAGGATAATGCCGAACAGCATTTCGGTGTTGCGTCGGGCATGGAATACACGCGGCCGCCCTTTGGCGGTTGGGCGATATCCCAACCGCATGAGTTCGAACAAGCTGATTTTCGGAACAAAATCCGGCAACCCCCAGCCGAAGCTGACGATTCCGATATCTCGCGCCTGTATGGGCACGAGACGCACAATCGTCGCCGTCACGCCCGACAATCTCCGCTTGAAGTTGGGCGCGACGACTTCGACGTCCTTGATCGAGACTGCGGGGTGGGCGGGTTTCATCGGAACCGAACGAGAATTCTCATGCCCTCAAGACATGGCCGGATGCATCAATCGGGCAGGGGTCGGGCGGCAGCCCGAAAGTGAGGCGTAGCGCGTCCCCCGTCGCAATTTCGACCTTCACACCTGGAACGAGATTTGGCAACTGATTGTGTCCGTTGTGCCGCCACCGGAACCGGCGGCCCGCCCGTCGCCGCGGCATGTTCCGGATAGCGCTAGGAAATCGGCGAAAAAGCTTCTAATTATCAGTCGATGAACGCTCGATCCGGCGGGGCGGTGATCAGCAGGCAGATCAAATCACCCCTTGTAAGGAGTGCTTATATCAAGAATCCGTTCAGAAACGTGATCCTGCACTGGCGTCGCCTAAGAAATCTGCAGGCTGTGCGAATTGACGGGATTGTCGTCAGCACCCGGCCGGAGATGGTGGTTCGGTCGGTTCGATCAGCGCTCTTCAAGAGCACCTTTGAGGCTCCCGAACGGCATCTGGTCGCCCGAGCCGTCGAAAGGACGGACCGTGTGCTGGAGATCGGTACGGGGACAGGCTTGGTCAGCCTGGTGGCAGCCAGGATCTGCGGTCCGGAGAACATGCTGTGCTACGAGGCGAACCCCAAGCTGCAAGCGATTATCGAGGAGAACTATAAGCTCAACGGGATGACACCGAATTTGCGAATGAAGGCGGTCACCGTTGACGGCCGAAAGGTAAGCTTTTTCGTCGATGAAAATCTATTGTCATCGAGCCTCGTTGATCGGAGGTCCGGCAGAAAGATTCTTGTGCCCAGCGATCCCTTGGGCGCGATCCTGGCCGAATTCCGCCCCAACGTGCTGATCATGGATGTCGAGGGCGCGGAAGTCGAACTGCTGTCGCGGACCCGATTGGATCCAATCAACAAGATTATCGTCGAGCTGCATCCGCATATCGTCGGCGAAGAGGCAGTTCGCCACCTTGAAGAGCATCTTATGGATATTGGTTTCACGCTTTTCCGGCGACAAGACAGGACCGAACATTACGAGCGCGTCGAACGGAAACCTGGAACGCTGTTGAATGAATGAGCCACATTCGCCGAGTGCATCGATAAGGTTTCGAATGCTCGACCCACTCTATGATGACCGCAAGAGCTCGTTTCACTGCTTGTCCGGAGATGGCAAGCTTTCTCTTGCGGGAAAACTTGCATATATTGGTTTTGTAACTCTTGAGTTTCAGTTAAATAGAGACCGTAGCTTAAATTGGCCCGTAGAATATTACTCTCCGGAGCTCAACGTCGAGCGGCTGACGTATACGTTCGGAGACCATCTCCTGACCGTCAGCCCGTCGCGGGCGCTATGTTATGATTTTCTTTTGCACCATGCGCGGACCTTCTTGGGCAATCGACCCGCCGTCATCGATCTGGGCTGCGGCAATGGGAGTTATTCGCGGCATTTGCGCAAGCTCGTTGAGTTCGCCTCATATCAGGGCCTCGATATCCTTCGCCGGTCCGATTGGGAGAAGCATGCGGCCGATGATGTTGCCTTTGCGACGGCGGTTCTCGGCAAGGATGTCATCGACGTGGATGGCCGCAACGCGGTGTTTTCGCAGTCCGTTTTGGAACATGTCGAACACGACCGGGAGATATTCCGTCGATTCAGGTCGACAGGGCCGGTGACGCTGAAACACCTGCATCTGATGCCGGCGACACGGTCCTGGTATGACTATCGGTTTCATGGCTACCGGCGGTACGGACCCGTCGAGCTCAACCGTCTGTTGAACGATCCGGGATTTTTCAATGTGAGGATCTTCGCCTTGGGCAACTGGCTCAGTAGAACCTATTACCGACCGCTGAAAGGACGGCGGGCGAAGTTTGGCGACGTTGGCGTAAAGGGTCGGAAGGCCTTGGAATCCTACAA contains:
- a CDS encoding glycosyltransferase family 39 protein, which encodes MAGGGFCVSFLDRIAASRGLSTAAIIIVALFCFLPGLTSIDPVDRDEARFAQASRQMLETGDFVDIRFQDQTRYKKPIGIYWLQVAAAEIVGDGAASPIWVYRLPSLLGALAAALLTWWTALALASRRAALLAGLVMAASLLLVVEAHLAKTDAVLLATVLLAHGALARIWLADGDRPYLGLAALFWTAIGLGILVKGPIILLVTGLTVAILMAAGGRRGLARRLAAWRGLAWAAALVAPWFVAITMASGGSFVAESVGGDMLAKVFSVRESHGAPPGTYALLLFISFWPGAAYLALGAPFIRDNGRRPAILFSLAWALPTWIVFELIATKLPHYVLPTYPALAILAATSIDEGAVRVRGWLGHVVGFNIVAVPLGFSIGVPILFYLFEGRLPATAVGVFLCAVIAATLAWWLLAVKGRAATSVVTSLAAATLLYIGMFGIAFPDMTSIRVASRLVEAGRAAVSCSEPEFAVAGLGEPSLVFAAGTRTPLTGGDGAADFLAVGGCRVAFVELRALQTFQSRAEDLGISVEKKGAVSGYNIGRPRPVTLELYVNRDAAP
- a CDS encoding lipid-A-disaccharide synthase N-terminal domain-containing protein, with the translated sequence MLAEWFELFTAWLYLVFVAQFDLWVVFGFIAQFMFMMRFVVQWIASERARRSIIPIAFWFFSVAGGSLLLTYAIYRQDPVFIAGQAGGLFIYFRNIWFVFRERAAAAGG
- a CDS encoding class I SAM-dependent methyltransferase, yielding MLDPLYDDRKSSFHCLSGDGKLSLAGKLAYIGFVTLEFQLNRDRSLNWPVEYYSPELNVERLTYTFGDHLLTVSPSRALCYDFLLHHARTFLGNRPAVIDLGCGNGSYSRHLRKLVEFASYQGLDILRRSDWEKHAADDVAFATAVLGKDVIDVDGRNAVFSQSVLEHVEHDREIFRRFRSTGPVTLKHLHLMPATRSWYDYRFHGYRRYGPVELNRLLNDPGFFNVRIFALGNWLSRTYYRPLKGRRAKFGDVGVKGRKALESYNKSLSPLENLARRRDELIATEISDVSFFAIAFEQRLG
- a CDS encoding phosphatase PAP2 family protein, which gives rise to MTETGDRRRLVYRLGERFRRNGAAVVSRLRGKRTALPPDARNRSLRIGLVIAALTVLSILVAAIFLDGPSVLWVRSRSASVNHVFQAITGLGKSNWILIPTAILVLLLLFGDWQRVDRATRLAWSTIGALAFYLFAAVAGSGIAVNIIKPFVGRVRPLVFEAVDPFNFHPFRPGYDHASFPSAHATTMGALIVAGCLIFPRWRPAIIAAGFVIAASRVMVRAHYPSDVVGGLALGGLFAYGMARFLAGIGYGFSHRPHATIRARTEVVRRAFARRGGPRRMLAGLVKALEAR
- a CDS encoding glycosyltransferase family 2 protein, coding for MMPSRSPRTAATAGPSAADGGRAAPAVSVVAPCRDEAGNLPELVDQIGTALAGRTFEVIVVDDGSSDDTATVLAALHGQKPWLRHVRHERPTGQSAAIRSGILAARGDVIVTIDGDGQKDPAYIPALLDALDKGGNEVALAAGQRTGRVASLVKRLASRFANKLRSAVLKDDTRDTGCGLKALPREVFLRLPYFDGWHRYLPALVQSEGYCVTHVDVVDRARRHGRSKYGILDRALIGVADLIGVWWLLRRRRHAPKMTETDFDAR
- a CDS encoding FkbM family methyltransferase, translated to MNARSGGAVISRQIKSPLVRSAYIKNPFRNVILHWRRLRNLQAVRIDGIVVSTRPEMVVRSVRSALFKSTFEAPERHLVARAVERTDRVLEIGTGTGLVSLVAARICGPENMLCYEANPKLQAIIEENYKLNGMTPNLRMKAVTVDGRKVSFFVDENLLSSSLVDRRSGRKILVPSDPLGAILAEFRPNVLIMDVEGAEVELLSRTRLDPINKIIVELHPHIVGEEAVRHLEEHLMDIGFTLFRRQDRTEHYERVERKPGTLLNE
- a CDS encoding UDP-glucose/GDP-mannose dehydrogenase family protein; amino-acid sequence: MRIAVIGSGYVGLVSGACFADFGHEVVCVDKDQERIERLNRGEMPIYEPGLDVLVNGNRFAGRLAFATALGEAVKGVDAVFIAVGTPARRGDGHADLSYVYAAAEEIAAAVDRRTVIVTKSTVPVGTADEVEAIVRKTRPDGDFSVASNPEFLRQGAAIDDFKRPDRVIVGAEDEHARVVMRALYRPLYLNETPILFTSRRTAELIKYAANAFLATKVTFINQMADLCEATGADVQDVARGLGLDRRIGPKFLHPGPGYGGSCFPKDTLALVQTAQDFGAPCRIIEAVIEINSRRKRAMVERIEKACGGTLAGKTIAVLGLTFKPETDDMREAPALDIVAGLLDRGAKVRAHDPKGMEEAKKLLPAAVTYCEGPYEAAEGANALTILTEWNAYRALDLGQLKAALAEPVIVDLRNIYRPEEMDKAGLTYVSLGRPAVRDRGES
- a CDS encoding glycosyltransferase family 4 protein, encoding MTATIVRLVPIQARDIGIVSFGWGLPDFVPKISLFELMRLGYRPTAKGRPRVFHARRNTEMLFGIILKYVFRHKLRLLFTSASQRDHTRYTKFLLRRMDGVVATSRATKEYLEVPADIIYHGIDLEAFQPPASRAKIRERLGISSKHCIGCFGRIRHQKGTDVFVDAMIELLPRHPDWCALVLGRATMPHFGFRRSLQDRVNAAGLGDRILFPGEIPSHEMSHWYQALSIYVAPQRWEGFGLTPLEAMACGVPVVATKVGAFPEIIPEGKTGNLIEPGSVAELISAADALMGSDTIRNKLAAACRQHVVDNFDIREEATKLIDIYRSLADEDGRFFARSLNLAEPGDANG